The following proteins are co-located in the Polyangiaceae bacterium genome:
- a CDS encoding AsmA family protein — MSKSGDLRTELSRGRRVVRWALRGALGMFALVALLVGLLHTGPGQRLLRARVEAALNAKMNGSASIGDLRLSLFSGLHLTGLSLKDATGKEVVSVQELRVELSPSKLLSGEVAVDLLRVHGVRLALSEVEGGGTNIGTLFKKTPPKPSTGPSKKSKRRISVGRIEIDDVAVTLHKLDGSSLAVSDVAVQGKLTAVPDDKTVQLELASIKLGLERKNAAMKLALKEFETSLGVDLVGGAGKVKLGRTSAKLSLVRPERPPFATPISFEGVELDVDKASLSASLERLAAGLALLDSLKLSGGSQGGALTGEQSAVIAGLTLSKDKVNALLGKELLLADVTITADLRGPPEKVAINLEVGTAGGKLRLTGHVDVSKLDRPAYDIALEGNELMSEKVVKSQAPAVHVEKITLKVRGSEIKKERIDADVSLGIQNVSAKGLTLKRLELTGRYERGTVKIKSLIVEGLGQKLEAEGSFVIASRELSLVLRPSGDIGKVLAALSAAGIKIKTKLPPGGVVLLPDETRIAVRGNLNDKLVAQVETATVRVGGGSIRLTGEADLNRTTPDAEGKSKFTLAGFSGDVRFNSVGLASILRLRGKRLEGYDGRINGRVQVSGTKTEPKAKIDLSLKTAPDSSGRRRAALVTQIKGDLNARRLVLEVDADRVAGGGDRSDVVALDVDVPLDLAGKRLRRDGRLAVKLDLPRRKLSTLHDVLPDSVTVKLLKYPDAEVEGHADIHGTANRPQGDFALQLDTELPLIAEPGGHQRLAIKGQVSAGDQGPKVASTIDAWLDHRKQTLLSGKIDADVQRAKKDVDWRASLQLTPPALEELPSRLRRPGLKGRVALNANLAGNKRDVTGRVSLDGKGIHKGELGPLDLDAKVDLGADATHLEANLDAAGGRALELRGTLGVAGKNLIPTAKERRLGDPTVNATLDVVRRPLRQYGALRPKLAKAPGEIAGRVVVSGTAKQPLLEGDVALDRFTTLAGTPGRAGVHLRASEDALALHVDLGLPRGSDAPVSVRVNAPRAETLALLKAPDDATRALDVRATARAKDVSLKTLVPKSLLEGKGVDVEGALNWNMDGRFQLSAKGKTRKMDHGSLRGALSIDRASASLFGGKRRYHDVRLTLKSDDQALSLEELSLAERDLQKSRRSLKLSARVPWRDLRPERVELSLAAKDWLLFGGSTLGSPDAPRAALTSRIDVKGELGGQRRQVYVTVRELDLNMPDRFNRAHWPEDTHLGDVMVLGDEGVALGKLPVPEAVKNGTVNDKPPPAPSADSIAGGTDVHLSILPRAHIEKPPFELYAHGSLVAKIRPGLAFPEIRGELPLTGGAMSLGGRLHPIAKGKKSRIVFDERSPRGRMETHLLREAEVAAMRDVSKASAEGDTVRLYLEGPIGKPVSKVNGAANADLWDMLPVYNAGRVKWTSQPDLAASSAVQIPRQYDVILISYMAVNLPHNLFLDRINAWSDPDDARRGYGQVRHLEAERSSKSGKTRVVTTARPPSAGRSDAEFELDYMFVNGARTKAGVGVAVGNRVGGGPALFFDWSSED, encoded by the coding sequence TTGAGCAAGAGTGGCGACCTGAGGACTGAGCTGTCCCGTGGGCGCCGCGTGGTGCGCTGGGCATTGCGGGGCGCGCTCGGCATGTTCGCGCTCGTCGCGCTACTAGTGGGTCTGCTCCACACCGGCCCCGGTCAGCGCCTGCTCCGCGCCCGCGTCGAAGCTGCCCTGAACGCGAAGATGAACGGCAGCGCGAGCATCGGCGACTTGCGACTTTCGCTGTTCTCGGGGCTTCACCTGACCGGTTTGTCCTTGAAGGACGCCACGGGCAAGGAGGTCGTGTCGGTTCAGGAGCTCCGCGTCGAGCTGTCGCCGAGCAAGCTCCTCAGCGGTGAAGTGGCGGTCGACCTGTTGCGTGTGCACGGCGTCCGCTTGGCCTTGAGCGAGGTCGAAGGCGGCGGTACCAATATCGGTACCCTGTTCAAGAAGACCCCGCCGAAGCCGTCGACGGGGCCCAGCAAGAAGAGCAAACGTCGCATCAGCGTCGGTCGCATCGAGATCGACGACGTGGCCGTGACGCTCCACAAGTTGGACGGCTCGTCGCTGGCCGTGTCCGACGTTGCGGTGCAGGGAAAACTCACGGCCGTCCCCGACGACAAGACCGTTCAGCTCGAGCTGGCGAGCATCAAGCTCGGCCTCGAACGCAAGAACGCAGCGATGAAATTGGCGCTGAAGGAGTTCGAGACTTCCTTGGGTGTGGATCTGGTCGGGGGAGCAGGCAAGGTCAAGCTCGGGCGTACGTCCGCCAAGCTGTCCCTCGTGCGACCCGAACGTCCGCCCTTTGCCACGCCGATCTCCTTCGAAGGCGTGGAGCTGGACGTCGACAAGGCGTCGCTCTCGGCGAGCCTCGAGCGCCTCGCGGCTGGGCTTGCGCTGCTCGACTCCCTCAAGCTCAGCGGAGGCAGCCAGGGGGGCGCGCTGACCGGAGAGCAAAGTGCGGTGATCGCGGGTCTGACCCTGTCCAAAGACAAGGTCAACGCGCTGCTGGGCAAAGAGCTACTCCTCGCCGACGTCACGATCACTGCCGACCTGCGCGGCCCTCCGGAAAAGGTCGCCATCAACCTCGAAGTCGGCACGGCGGGAGGCAAGTTGCGGCTGACGGGTCACGTCGACGTGTCGAAGCTCGATCGCCCCGCCTACGACATCGCCCTCGAAGGCAACGAGTTGATGAGCGAAAAGGTGGTCAAGAGCCAGGCGCCAGCCGTGCACGTCGAGAAGATCACGCTCAAGGTGCGCGGTAGCGAGATCAAGAAGGAGCGCATCGACGCCGACGTCAGCCTCGGCATCCAGAACGTGAGCGCCAAGGGGCTCACCTTGAAGCGGCTGGAGCTGACCGGTCGCTACGAGCGCGGAACCGTCAAGATCAAGTCGCTGATCGTGGAGGGGCTGGGGCAGAAGCTCGAGGCCGAGGGTTCCTTCGTGATCGCCAGCCGTGAGCTTTCCCTGGTGCTGCGGCCTTCGGGGGACATCGGCAAGGTGCTCGCCGCGCTCTCGGCGGCGGGCATCAAGATCAAGACCAAGCTGCCGCCGGGGGGTGTGGTGCTGTTGCCCGATGAAACCCGTATTGCGGTGCGCGGCAACCTCAACGACAAGCTCGTCGCCCAAGTAGAAACCGCGACCGTGCGTGTGGGTGGGGGTAGCATTCGCTTGACCGGTGAAGCCGATCTGAACCGCACGACGCCGGATGCCGAGGGCAAGTCGAAGTTCACTCTCGCGGGCTTTTCTGGCGACGTTCGCTTCAACTCCGTGGGGCTGGCGTCCATCCTGCGCCTTCGCGGCAAACGCCTGGAGGGCTACGACGGTCGTATCAATGGACGCGTGCAAGTGTCGGGTACGAAGACCGAGCCCAAGGCCAAGATCGACCTCAGCCTGAAGACGGCGCCGGATTCCTCCGGAAGGCGGCGCGCCGCGCTGGTCACCCAGATCAAAGGCGACTTGAACGCGCGACGCTTGGTGCTCGAAGTCGACGCGGACCGAGTCGCTGGCGGTGGCGACCGCAGTGACGTCGTGGCCCTCGACGTCGACGTGCCCCTGGACTTGGCGGGCAAACGCCTGCGAAGAGACGGTCGCCTCGCGGTGAAGCTGGACCTGCCGCGGCGCAAGCTCTCCACCTTGCACGACGTGCTGCCCGACTCGGTCACGGTGAAGCTGCTGAAGTATCCGGATGCCGAGGTCGAAGGCCATGCCGACATTCACGGCACCGCCAATCGTCCGCAGGGAGATTTCGCCCTGCAGCTCGACACGGAGCTGCCGCTGATCGCGGAGCCGGGCGGCCATCAACGTCTGGCGATCAAGGGGCAGGTGAGCGCTGGGGATCAGGGGCCGAAGGTTGCGAGCACCATCGACGCATGGCTCGACCATCGCAAACAGACGCTACTGAGCGGCAAGATCGACGCCGACGTGCAGCGAGCCAAGAAGGACGTCGATTGGCGCGCGTCCTTGCAGTTGACGCCGCCCGCACTGGAGGAGCTGCCGTCGCGTCTGCGCCGCCCAGGGCTCAAAGGACGCGTGGCGCTCAACGCGAACTTGGCCGGCAACAAGCGCGACGTGACGGGCCGCGTGTCCCTCGACGGAAAAGGAATCCACAAGGGCGAGCTCGGCCCGCTGGACCTGGACGCCAAGGTCGATCTCGGCGCCGATGCGACGCACCTGGAGGCAAATCTCGACGCCGCGGGCGGCCGCGCGCTGGAGCTGCGCGGCACCCTGGGCGTGGCGGGGAAGAACTTGATCCCCACGGCGAAGGAGCGACGGCTCGGGGATCCGACGGTGAATGCGACCCTGGACGTCGTGCGTCGGCCTTTGCGGCAGTACGGAGCGCTGCGTCCCAAGCTCGCCAAGGCTCCGGGTGAGATCGCGGGGCGCGTGGTCGTGAGTGGCACTGCCAAGCAGCCGCTGCTCGAGGGCGACGTAGCGCTCGACCGGTTCACGACCCTGGCCGGTACGCCCGGTCGCGCGGGCGTCCACCTGCGGGCGAGCGAGGACGCCCTGGCGCTGCACGTGGATCTCGGCCTGCCTCGCGGCAGCGACGCACCGGTGTCGGTGCGGGTGAACGCACCGCGCGCGGAAACGCTTGCATTGCTCAAGGCGCCGGACGACGCCACGCGGGCCCTGGACGTGCGGGCGACCGCTCGGGCAAAGGACGTGTCGCTGAAGACCTTGGTGCCGAAGTCACTGCTCGAGGGCAAGGGCGTGGACGTCGAAGGCGCCTTGAACTGGAACATGGACGGACGGTTTCAGCTGAGCGCCAAAGGCAAGACGCGCAAGATGGATCACGGGAGCTTGCGTGGAGCGCTTTCGATCGATCGCGCCAGCGCGTCGCTTTTTGGCGGCAAGCGCCGATACCATGACGTTCGCCTGACCCTGAAGAGCGATGACCAAGCACTGTCGCTCGAAGAGCTGAGTTTGGCTGAGCGTGATCTGCAAAAGTCGCGGCGAAGCCTGAAGCTGAGCGCCCGCGTGCCTTGGCGCGATCTGCGCCCCGAGCGGGTGGAACTGTCCCTGGCCGCCAAGGACTGGCTTCTGTTCGGCGGTTCCACCCTGGGAAGTCCCGATGCTCCGCGCGCCGCCCTCACCAGTCGCATCGACGTCAAGGGGGAGCTTGGCGGTCAGCGGCGTCAGGTCTACGTCACCGTGCGCGAATTGGATCTGAACATGCCGGATCGCTTCAACCGCGCGCACTGGCCCGAGGACACCCACCTTGGCGACGTCATGGTCTTGGGCGACGAAGGCGTGGCTCTTGGCAAGCTCCCGGTGCCCGAGGCGGTGAAGAACGGAACCGTGAACGACAAGCCGCCGCCTGCGCCGTCGGCGGACTCGATCGCGGGCGGCACGGACGTTCATCTCTCCATCCTTCCGCGGGCTCACATCGAAAAGCCGCCCTTCGAACTCTACGCTCACGGCAGCCTGGTCGCGAAGATCCGTCCTGGGCTGGCCTTCCCGGAGATCCGCGGCGAGTTGCCGCTCACCGGTGGCGCCATGAGCCTGGGCGGCAGGCTGCATCCCATTGCCAAGGGCAAGAAGAGCCGCATCGTGTTCGATGAGCGCAGCCCGCGGGGGCGCATGGAAACGCATCTGCTGCGGGAGGCGGAGGTGGCGGCGATGCGAGACGTGTCCAAGGCCAGCGCCGAGGGCGACACGGTGCGCCTCTATCTGGAGGGACCAATCGGCAAGCCCGTCAGCAAGGTCAACGGCGCCGCCAACGCGGATCTGTGGGACATGCTGCCCGTGTACAACGCGGGACGCGTGAAGTGGACGAGCCAGCCCGACCTGGCGGCGAGCAGCGCCGTGCAGATCCCGCGGCAATACGACGTGATTCTGATCAGCTACATGGCCGTGAATCTCCCGCACAACTTGTTCCTCGATCGGATCAACGCCTGGTCCGACCCGGACGACGCGCGACGGGGCTACGGTCAGGTGCGTCACCTCGAAGCCGAGCGCAGCAGCAAGAGCGGCAAGACACGCGTCGTGACCACGGCGCGCCCGCCGAGCGCGGGCCGCAGCGACGCGGAGTTCGAGCTGGACTACATGTTCGTCAACGGCGCACGCACAAAAGCCGGCGTCGGGGTAGCAGTGGGCAACCGCGTCGGCGGTGGCCCCGCCCTTTTCTTCGACTGGTCCAGCGAAGACTGA
- the glnE gene encoding bifunctional [glutamate--ammonia ligase]-adenylyl-L-tyrosine phosphorylase/[glutamate--ammonia-ligase] adenylyltransferase has translation MAQSKAVLELARRIDAARARELQGEFSQQPLVVLLATAYPALTPMTRWQREALQRTFAEGFRAMRNRGDYMARLLAAVDDFADVDALRDNLRRVVWAERARIALRELLPAELGGAPFFDAARELSELAEVSLEVALSEAHTHTAARFSLPRRADGQPSVLVALGMGKLGGYELNAGSDIDLCFVYDTDEGGSDISLHEHWSRVVRRAVQTLEEPRAEGFVWRVDLRLRPEGSRGPLVNSLAATERYYETWGRLWERAAMIRARAIAGDQSLGEELEHSIVHPFVYRRAVNPAVATTMAELLSRSRAELSKNPERDLKLGVGGIREAEFFVQALQLIWGGKEASVRVPSALGALARLRSRGLVTDREVGEWSSAYTLLRRAEHAVQWATGIQTHDLPEAADQRARLAHVLGFAELETFERELSERRARVHELFQAVLPEAPRPPARHRVFLRHLDAEPSQLDAQSLELFGNAEVGEHLVALSQRPDGLLGELTEERFPELPDDLVDAVAQCPDPALAARTLRAFFSRFSSVAPYVNALTVDPLALRRFITVLGSSAFVGDAVVSRPDLADVLLFGPNVAPDAAQVVDVEVTELTRTLAPDADAYDRRDALLHGLRRAKRRVTVEVAVADLAGSIDTRDATRLLSALADRELALAVEFEASAGDCGLAVIAVGKLGGCEIGYGSDLDVLFVFDPERAPPDKDPQEHFVRAAQRVIRLISEPHPAGPGYELDTRLRPSGSHGMLVTSLSAFARYHGLSLNQEAPAVQASGAPWERQALIRARPCAGDADLGRRFLALAQQAAYERGAPPVAELHRLRMRMERELAQEREGRFDLKLGHGGLADVEFATQWLQMQHGLDPRVRTTDTLQGLEALAAAGYLERPAYETFREAYEFLRRLEQRIHVLRGTSATVIDAGSAGLHELARRMGLTGSGDIAPREELLQRYRDTTRSVRETYLRVLGVGDAS, from the coding sequence ATGGCGCAGTCAAAGGCCGTCCTGGAGTTGGCGCGTCGCATCGACGCAGCGCGGGCGCGCGAGCTCCAAGGCGAGTTCAGCCAGCAGCCCCTGGTGGTGCTGCTGGCGACGGCCTATCCAGCGTTGACGCCCATGACGCGCTGGCAGCGCGAGGCGCTGCAACGCACCTTCGCCGAGGGCTTTCGCGCGATGCGCAATCGCGGCGACTACATGGCGCGTCTGCTGGCGGCGGTGGACGACTTCGCGGATGTCGACGCCCTGCGGGACAACCTTCGGCGTGTCGTGTGGGCCGAGCGCGCGCGCATCGCTCTGCGCGAGCTCTTGCCAGCCGAGCTGGGAGGCGCGCCCTTCTTCGACGCCGCGCGCGAGCTGTCCGAGTTGGCCGAGGTCAGTTTGGAGGTCGCCCTGTCCGAAGCGCACACTCACACTGCTGCGCGCTTCTCACTGCCTCGGCGCGCGGACGGGCAGCCCTCGGTGCTGGTGGCGTTGGGCATGGGCAAGCTCGGCGGCTACGAACTCAACGCGGGTTCCGACATCGATCTGTGCTTCGTCTACGACACCGACGAGGGCGGAAGCGACATCAGCTTGCACGAACACTGGTCGAGGGTCGTGCGTCGCGCCGTTCAGACCTTGGAGGAACCGCGCGCAGAGGGCTTCGTATGGCGCGTCGACCTTCGCTTGCGCCCCGAAGGGTCCCGCGGCCCCCTGGTCAATTCCTTGGCAGCGACCGAGCGCTACTACGAGACCTGGGGCCGCCTGTGGGAGCGGGCGGCGATGATTCGGGCCCGCGCCATCGCAGGTGACCAAAGCCTCGGCGAAGAGCTGGAACACAGCATCGTGCACCCCTTCGTCTATCGCCGCGCCGTCAATCCCGCCGTCGCGACCACGATGGCGGAGCTGCTGTCGCGTTCTCGTGCCGAGCTCAGCAAGAACCCCGAGCGCGATCTGAAGCTGGGCGTGGGTGGGATCCGCGAGGCGGAGTTCTTCGTGCAAGCGCTGCAGCTGATTTGGGGGGGCAAAGAGGCGAGCGTGCGCGTGCCGTCGGCACTGGGAGCGCTCGCTCGGCTCCGCAGCCGGGGACTGGTCACGGATCGCGAAGTCGGTGAGTGGTCCAGCGCCTACACGCTGCTGCGCCGCGCAGAGCACGCCGTGCAGTGGGCCACGGGCATTCAAACCCACGATCTGCCCGAGGCTGCGGACCAGCGCGCTCGTCTGGCGCACGTACTTGGCTTCGCCGAGCTGGAGACCTTCGAGCGCGAGCTGTCCGAGCGGCGCGCGCGAGTGCACGAGCTGTTTCAAGCAGTGCTGCCCGAAGCGCCGCGGCCCCCGGCGCGCCATCGCGTCTTTCTGCGTCATCTGGACGCGGAGCCGTCGCAGCTCGACGCGCAGTCTCTGGAGCTGTTCGGCAATGCGGAAGTGGGCGAACATCTCGTTGCCCTGTCCCAGCGCCCCGACGGGCTGCTCGGCGAGCTGACCGAGGAGCGCTTTCCCGAGTTGCCCGACGACTTGGTCGACGCCGTGGCCCAGTGCCCCGATCCGGCGCTGGCAGCGCGCACCCTGCGCGCGTTCTTCTCGCGCTTTTCTTCGGTTGCGCCCTACGTCAATGCACTCACCGTGGATCCCTTGGCCTTGCGTCGCTTCATCACGGTGCTCGGCTCCAGCGCTTTTGTCGGGGACGCAGTGGTCAGCCGCCCCGACCTGGCCGACGTCCTGCTGTTCGGGCCCAACGTGGCGCCGGATGCGGCGCAGGTCGTCGACGTCGAAGTGACGGAACTCACTCGAACCTTGGCGCCGGACGCAGACGCCTACGATCGACGCGATGCACTACTCCACGGCTTGCGTCGAGCCAAACGCCGAGTGACCGTGGAAGTGGCGGTAGCCGATCTCGCGGGCTCGATCGACACACGGGACGCGACTCGGCTGCTCAGTGCTTTGGCCGATCGCGAGTTGGCTCTGGCCGTGGAGTTCGAAGCAAGTGCCGGGGATTGTGGCCTGGCAGTGATCGCCGTGGGCAAACTGGGTGGTTGCGAGATTGGCTACGGATCCGATCTGGACGTGCTCTTCGTCTTCGACCCCGAACGTGCGCCACCGGACAAGGACCCGCAAGAACACTTCGTGCGAGCGGCGCAGCGCGTGATTCGTTTGATCTCCGAACCTCACCCAGCGGGGCCGGGCTACGAACTCGACACTCGACTTCGTCCCAGCGGCAGCCACGGCATGCTCGTGACCTCGCTTTCGGCCTTTGCTCGCTATCACGGGCTTTCCTTGAACCAGGAAGCGCCAGCGGTACAGGCGTCGGGTGCACCCTGGGAGCGCCAAGCGCTGATCCGAGCGCGCCCTTGCGCCGGCGACGCGGACCTGGGGCGACGCTTCCTCGCGTTGGCGCAGCAGGCCGCGTACGAGCGTGGAGCGCCCCCGGTGGCAGAATTGCATCGGCTGCGCATGCGCATGGAGCGGGAGTTGGCCCAGGAGCGTGAGGGACGCTTCGACTTGAAGCTGGGTCATGGGGGCTTGGCGGATGTCGAGTTCGCCACCCAGTGGCTGCAAATGCAGCATGGCTTGGATCCGCGGGTGCGTACCACGGACACCCTGCAAGGCTTGGAAGCGCTCGCCGCTGCTGGATACCTCGAGCGACCGGCGTACGAGACGTTTCGAGAAGCCTACGAGTTCTTGCGCCGCCTGGAGCAACGCATTCACGTGCTGCGAGGAACTTCTGCCACCGTGATCGACGCGGGCAGCGCCGGCTTGCACGAACTGGCCCGCCGAATGGGGCTCACTGGCAGCGGCGACATTGCCCCGCGGGAAGAGCTTTTGCAGCGCTATCGCGACACCACCCGTTCCGTGCGTGAAACCTATCTGCGGGTGCTGGGTGTCGGGGACGCTTCATAG
- a CDS encoding metallophosphoesterase family protein yields the protein MRFLCVSDIHGHRAALEAVLAEAAEGGFDQLLVCGDLLFPGPEPLETWRLLLKHHAVCVQGVGDRAVYEVDPSRLRGSSPETEARIQRLAQVHKELGELIIARLGKLPTSARLPLEDGSELVLVHGSPADPTECFTSDMTEDELLALVGDDPADLIVCGGSHELFQREVEGVRIVSVGSVGEAPGGGYATGVIIESSPLGTTIAELNVTLHD from the coding sequence ATGCGCTTCTTGTGCGTCTCGGACATCCACGGCCACCGCGCCGCGCTGGAGGCAGTGTTGGCGGAAGCCGCCGAGGGCGGCTTCGATCAACTGTTGGTCTGCGGTGATTTGCTGTTTCCCGGTCCCGAGCCCCTCGAGACCTGGCGGCTGTTGCTCAAACATCATGCTGTCTGCGTCCAGGGCGTCGGCGACCGCGCAGTGTACGAGGTGGATCCCAGTCGACTGCGCGGTTCTTCGCCGGAGACGGAAGCGCGGATTCAGCGCCTCGCGCAGGTGCACAAGGAGCTCGGCGAATTGATCATCGCCCGCCTGGGAAAGTTGCCGACCAGCGCGCGGCTGCCGCTGGAAGACGGCAGCGAACTAGTGCTGGTGCACGGTTCACCAGCAGACCCAACGGAGTGCTTCACCTCGGATATGACCGAAGACGAGCTTCTGGCTCTGGTCGGCGACGACCCGGCAGACCTCATCGTCTGCGGAGGCAGCCACGAGCTCTTCCAACGAGAGGTCGAAGGCGTTCGCATCGTGAGCGTCGGCAGCGTCGGTGAGGCGCCCGGGGGTGGCTACGCCACGGGTGTGATCATCGAGAGTTCGCCCCTGGGCACGACCATTGCCGAACTGAACGTCACTCTGCACGACTGA
- a CDS encoding BamA/TamA family outer membrane protein yields MSRVLLVSSLWELWKRSCAAALVCAVVVIGLAGCHHERPERLPGETDILVTSVEIESSDGRDLKLAHAELFMLLGLRKGNALVTHRYFNEFRLAEDRRRLVSWWQSFGYFDVEVEEPKLTWAPDKKSVAVQWRLKEGQPYHIGSVTLRHVPEEHRAAIAGLVPFKVGDTIDLEEYRLARMTMAEHLQRQGFGHAKVFSRTWVDKEKKQLHWFYLADPGPKTRIGKVVVEGAHRIPEQDATWRAGLRSGEPYSLALKEKAELDMVDSGSYASAAIKPDADVDRVLPGDRPDTGGDISDAQVDAEGNLIPRKLDDVVNMRLVVVEAPRVQLRMRAGAEADPTRGDAYVGARLWLRDVFGPYHHLIFDGRVGYGLAWSDDEDELSGPYGEALARYVKSGMFGRIGDFRLSGRYRDLLYPGFQLREIAAGPGIRSTLAPGFFLEFDALFRYETTAHFGGFTDAVRDQFDLPADDTKLGELSSSLVWDARNDPVEARSGHLMQLALAGAPGGALGTERYLRLDPELRGYVPFGPNWSLGARLSGAWVLLDDGAVPVSVRTFGGGAFDHRGFGRLRLSPEAPCAPGASCTDEFVGGKSQALGSVELRFLPFRKQFGLAVFGDAGGVGTKENPLEDGVAAAVGFGPRLRLWYLPIAVDFSARVLNHGETEPFDEWSTYLLFLRIGEAF; encoded by the coding sequence TTGAGCCGCGTCCTGCTCGTCTCCTCCCTGTGGGAGCTCTGGAAGCGCTCGTGCGCTGCGGCGCTCGTTTGCGCAGTAGTGGTGATCGGCCTGGCCGGCTGTCACCACGAGCGACCGGAGCGGTTGCCCGGCGAGACGGACATCCTCGTGACCTCCGTGGAAATCGAGAGCAGCGACGGACGTGACTTGAAGCTCGCGCATGCCGAGTTGTTCATGCTGCTCGGGCTGCGCAAAGGCAACGCCCTCGTCACGCATCGCTACTTCAACGAGTTTCGCCTGGCGGAAGATCGCCGACGTCTCGTGTCTTGGTGGCAGAGCTTCGGCTACTTCGACGTGGAGGTCGAGGAGCCGAAGCTGACTTGGGCGCCGGACAAGAAGAGCGTTGCCGTGCAGTGGCGCCTGAAAGAAGGGCAGCCCTACCACATCGGTTCGGTGACCCTGCGCCATGTGCCCGAGGAGCACCGAGCGGCCATCGCCGGACTCGTTCCCTTCAAGGTCGGCGACACCATCGATCTAGAAGAGTACCGACTGGCGCGCATGACCATGGCCGAGCACTTGCAGCGCCAAGGTTTCGGTCACGCCAAGGTCTTCAGCCGCACTTGGGTCGACAAGGAAAAGAAACAGCTGCACTGGTTCTATTTGGCGGATCCCGGACCGAAAACCCGCATTGGCAAGGTGGTGGTCGAAGGCGCGCATCGCATTCCAGAGCAGGACGCGACCTGGCGGGCAGGCCTACGATCGGGCGAGCCGTACTCCTTGGCGCTGAAGGAAAAGGCCGAACTCGACATGGTCGACTCCGGGAGCTACGCGTCTGCGGCGATCAAGCCGGACGCCGACGTGGACCGCGTGCTGCCCGGCGATCGCCCGGACACCGGAGGCGACATCAGCGACGCGCAAGTGGACGCCGAGGGCAACCTGATCCCACGCAAGCTGGACGACGTCGTGAACATGCGCCTGGTCGTGGTCGAGGCACCGCGGGTGCAGCTACGCATGCGGGCCGGAGCGGAAGCCGATCCGACGCGCGGTGACGCCTACGTTGGCGCGCGCCTGTGGCTGCGCGACGTCTTCGGTCCGTATCACCATCTCATCTTCGACGGCCGCGTCGGCTACGGCCTGGCGTGGAGTGACGACGAGGACGAGCTGTCCGGTCCCTACGGCGAAGCCCTGGCGCGCTACGTCAAGAGCGGCATGTTCGGCCGCATCGGGGACTTTCGTCTCAGCGGCCGCTACCGGGACTTGCTCTATCCGGGCTTCCAGTTGCGGGAGATCGCGGCGGGACCCGGGATTCGCTCTACGCTGGCACCGGGCTTCTTCCTCGAGTTCGACGCGCTATTTCGCTACGAAACGACGGCGCACTTCGGGGGCTTCACCGATGCCGTGCGTGACCAGTTCGATCTCCCCGCGGACGACACCAAGCTCGGGGAGCTATCGAGCAGCCTCGTCTGGGACGCGCGCAACGATCCCGTCGAGGCACGCTCAGGCCACTTGATGCAGCTCGCCTTGGCAGGCGCACCCGGCGGCGCCCTCGGCACCGAGCGCTACTTGCGCCTCGATCCCGAGCTACGCGGCTACGTGCCCTTCGGGCCCAATTGGTCGCTGGGCGCACGCCTCTCGGGCGCGTGGGTGTTGCTAGACGACGGCGCGGTGCCCGTCAGCGTGCGCACTTTCGGCGGTGGCGCTTTCGATCATCGCGGCTTCGGCCGCTTGCGGCTCTCACCTGAGGCGCCCTGCGCGCCCGGTGCGTCGTGCACGGACGAATTCGTCGGTGGCAAGAGCCAAGCCCTCGGTAGCGTCGAGCTGCGCTTTCTGCCCTTTCGCAAACAGTTCGGCTTGGCCGTCTTCGGCGATGCGGGCGGAGTGGGTACGAAAGAAAACCCCCTCGAAGACGGTGTGGCCGCCGCCGTCGGCTTCGGACCGCGGCTCCGTCTCTGGTACCTGCCGATCGCGGTGGATTTCTCCGCGCGCGTGCTGAACCACGGCGAAACCGAGCCCTTCGACGAGTGGTCCACTTACTTGCTATTCTTGCGCATCGGAGAGGCGTTTTGA